The genomic stretch ACTGCCGTGAACGTTGTCGGCAACTCCTTAGCTGTTGTTGTTATTTCCAAATGGGAAGGCAAATTCAAACTAAATGAAAAAGCACTAGAAAAACCACTTAAAAAGAGAGCGGGACAAAACCCCAAAAAATGAGAAATTAAAATGAGGCAGGCGTCTCCGAGAATTCGGAGATGCCTGCCTCATCTTTTTATCGTTAATTTACTGTTTATAGAAGCAAAAAAAGGACCCCTCTGATAGAATTAAGTTACGACACAAAACACAAAAGAGGAGGGTCCTTATGTTTAAACATTATACCATGTGTGAAGTCGTTTTACCTCTAGATTTGGAAAGAAAATTACCTGAAAATGATATTGCTTTTACCGTTAACCATTTAGTAGAAAGTATTCCAGACGAAGCTTTTGACGGTTTCCGTCGGGAAACCGGACACCCTGCTTATCACCCTCGCATGATGATGAAGATTATTTTATGTGCCTATACGCAATCCGTTTTCTCGGGCCGTAAAATTGAGTCATTACTTCAAGACAGCGTACGCATGATGTGGCTTGCCCAAGATTATCAGCCCAGCTATCGCACCATCAACCGATTCCGTGTGAACCCTCACGTAAAAGAACTCTTACGCCAGTGCTTTGTCCAATTTCGCAGCCAGCTGGTTCAAGAAAAAGTCATTGAAGAAGAAGCCATTTTTATTGATGGCACCAAAATCGAAGCAAATGCCAACAAGTTTACTTTTGTATGGCGGAAGTCCACTGAGAAATACAGTACGCAATTGGTGGAAAGATCGGCTCAGATGTATGAAGAACTGTTGGAGCAGGAAATTATCCCCGCAATCGAGCTGGAGAACCCCGAAGCCCTATCGGGCGAAGAGTTAACAAAAGTAGCAGAAAAACTGGACGAAAAGGTGCAGGAATACGATCGCCGCATAGAAGCAAGTGATGATACTGCCGAACGCAAGCAGCTTCGTTCCGAACGTAAAGCACCAAAACAGTACCGAAAGCAAGTCAATGATTTCATTAAACGGAAATCAAAATATCAGGTCGACATGGAAATCTTCGGAGACAGAAATAGCTACTCCAAAACTGACCATGGTGCCACTTTTATGCGCATGAAAGATGATTATATGAAAAATGGCCAACTTAAACCTGGGTACAATGTGCAGCTGGCTACTGAAGGTCAATATGCCCTGGCCTATGATGTGTTCCCGAATCCTACGGATACGCGAACTTTCATCCCTTTCCTTGATAAGATTGAACGGGACTTTTTTGAGCTGCCCGACTATATTGTCGCGGATGCCGGATATGGCAGTGAGCAAAATTATGATGATGTGGTAAATAATCGGAAGCGCATCCCTCTCATCACCTATAATCACTACCGAAAAGAAAAGCAAAAGAAATATAAACAAGATCCTTACCAAGTAGCTCACTGGGATTACGATGCCGAAGGCGACTTTTTCACTTGCCCGAATAACCGGAAATTAGCGTTTCGGTACCTATCCGAAAGATGCGACAAATTTGGATTTAAGCGTCATTATCGCGTGTATGAATGTGACGATTGTACTGCTTGTCCCTTACGTGCAGAATGTACGAAAGCGAAAGAAGGAAACAACCGGAAAATCTATTACAACGAAAGATGGGAAAAACAAAAAGCATATACCCAGCAATTACTCAGCGAAAAAGAAACAGGGAAAATTTACGGAAAACGTAAAATAGATGTCGAGCCAGTCTTCGGATTTCTGAAGGCTCATTTGTGTTTCACTCGTTTCTCGGTACGAAGTAAAGAGAAAGTGGAAAACGAATTAGGATTCGCCTTCATGGCGGTGAACATCAGGAAGTTCACCGCCAGATCAGCAAGTATAGTAAGGAATTCAAAAAATATCAGATCAAAAAAGATCTCGGTCACCATTTTCCTGGTGACCGAGATCTTTTTTGTGTCAGAGAGGAGTTATGTCCCGCTCTCTTTTTTCATACCCACAAAACGCGAAAGTGTGTGCCGCCCATTATATAGTACAAAAGCGGTAAATCCTCACCGACTACCTGACCTATCACATTGACCTTATTGTCCTGTAGCAACGCACGTCTAGCAATTTGAATCTCGCCTTTATAGCGCAGATACAAATCATTGTCGATTGTAATAGCACCCTTTCTTCGCTCTATACAATTGGAGGGCTCTATCTTTATATCCCTGAACATCCCACTCATACGAGATTCCTCCGAACGAATAACATCTCGCGCATTATCAGGGCGGTTATGTGTCCCTTTACCAAGCAGCTGATGCGCTCTGTTTCTATCACCAAAAGCATGTGCGCGGAGTGTAAGAATTCGCTCGGAATCTGTCAGCTGTTCTAACGCCTCCTCCGAAACATCTGAATCACCAATCAAAATCTTATCTACCCCATATGCTTTCAATTCTGTATAAGCAGCAAACGTACCATACGTGCGATGCTGCTCTAATGTTGGCAAACCCTGATACAGCGGACCACGTCGGTTGCAATCACCCGGAATAAATGCTTGCACCTTTAGTCCGTGCGACTGAAACATACGATTTTTATCTAAAAAGTCACCAAGAGACAATCCAGTTTCTGGTCGGGGATAAAAATTATGCCACACTTCTGTATGTGCTGTAGATAACCCATTTTCCAGTAAACGAACTAATTGTGCTTCCGTCAGCGTGCTTGCGTTCAGTGCAATTGTCATCTGCTTCGATAACCGGACAATCACATCTTCTTCCAAGCCATAATCAATTCGCAAGCCCGTCAATCCCCAGTCCAATACTTTGTCGGCAGATTGCCAATCCAAACCGAGTTTCTCCATGCTAGCTGCAGAGATATCAGCAATAAACTCCATATCAAGTGACGAAGCAATTGATCCGATGGCCTGCAATTTCGTTCGATACTGTGACGCATCGTCTTCCGGTATGTGCAAGGAAGTGAACATGCTTCGAAATCCTGCAGCATAATACTTTTTGATTGTTTCTATCTCTACTGAATCATGTAAGTAGACAGCTATCCCTAACATCTTCGCCCTCCTATGTAGAAAAGGCGCCAGCCGACGCCTTTTACCTCAAATATCCTTTGCCATCTCTTCTTTAAAACCGAAGAAATAGGTGAAAAGAAACCCAGCAATGTACGCAGCAACGATTCCGATAATATATTGCAGATATTTTCCTTCTGCAATAAGGGGGATTAACGATAATCCCGATACCCCAATGGCTTTTGCACCTGTAGCAAACAAGGCCTGAACGGCACCGCCGACAGCTGCTCCTAAGCAAGCGGTTACGAATGGCCGGCCGAGTGGCAGTGTTACGCCGTAAAGCAGCGGTTCTCCAATCCCAAGAAAGCCAGCAGGCAGTGCGCCTTTAATAATGTTTCGTAGACGTTTGTTGCGTGTTTTTACAAAAATGGCAATCGAAGCACCAACCTGCCCGCCGCCAGCCATCGCCAATATCGGAAGTAAAGCCGTAAACGTGAATGTCTGAATCAGCTCAACGTGAATCGGCGTCAAACCGTGATGCAGTCCGACCATAACGAGCGGCAGGAAGAACCCAGCAAGCAATGCACCAGCGACAACACCGCCCACATCCAAGACAGCATTAATACCAGTAGTAATGCCATCTGACAATACACCGGCAACCGGCATAATCACAAGCAAAGAAGCGACTCCGACGAACAGGACAGTCAAAATAGGTGTAAAAATAATATCAATACTATTTGGCATAAACTTGCGCACACGCTTCTCGATAAAACTCATCAGCCAAGCAGCGAAAATGACACCAAATAACCCGCCGCGTCCTGGTACAAGTGCCTCTCCGAATAACGTAATAGTCGCGAGAGCCGGGTTAAAGAGAATCATCCCGGCAATAGCTCCGAGCACTGGTGAGCCGCCAAACTCTTTGGCTGTGTTCCACCCGACTAAAATAGCGAGGAAACTGAATAAACTGCCGCCGATGAGCTGAAGAATCTGTACAATAGCAAGTGTCGGATCAGCCCCTGCATTGACCGCAAAGCTCACCCCGCCATTGATGATACCGGAAGCAATCAACCCAGGAATAAGCGGAATGAAAATATTTCCGATACGCCGCAGTAAAAACTTAAGCGGCGTTTTATTCTTTTCCTTCATCTTTTCGCGTTTGATTTGCGCCTTTTCTTCAAATGTCAGATTGTCCATATCAGCAGCTTCTTCTCCAACACCAAGTCCGGTCATACGGCTGATCTCATCTGTCACTTTATTCACAGTTCCGGGACCGACAACGATTTGCAGCGTATCATCTACGACAACACCCATGACGCCATCAATTTGTTTCAATGCATCAAAGTTAACTAATGCGTCATCCTTCACCCGCATGCGAACACGTGTCATACAGTGCGTTAAAGCAACCACATTATCCGAACCGCCAACCTCGCGCAGAATCTGCTCCGCCAATTGATTCATCTTCGCCATCCTGATTCCCCCTCTTTACGCTTTTATCGCTGACCGAACAAACCCTCCTGCTTCTGCTAGCTTTTGTGCAGCATCTTCCTTTGACAAATCAAGCAGCAGCATAACAATAGCTGTTTTCACATGACCATCCGCTTTATGGAATGCATCTTCCGCAAGGCTGTAAGCAGAACCCGTCGCGTCCATAATGATTCGCTTGGAACGCTCCTGCAGCTTAGCGTTGGTCGGTTTTACATCGACCATTAAATTTTCATACACTTTTCCGATGCCGACCATACTGGCGGTCGAAATCATATTCAGCACCAGCTTTTGTGCTGTCCCAGCTTTTAATCGTGTGGAGCCAGCCAGCACCTCGGCGCCCGTTTCCACTTCAATTGCAATACGAGCGTGCTTGGAAACGGCCGCATCTAGATTACAAGCAATGCTGACTGTAGAAGCGCCCACAGCTGCTGCGTAATCGAGTGCACCGATTACATAAGGCGTCCTGCCGCTAGCTGCAATGCCAATGACCGTATCTTTTGCACATAATCCTATTTCCTCTAGCTCTTTTGCTCCAAGACTAGGATTATCTTCAGCTCCTTCTTTTGCCTTCCGAAAAGCCGACATTCCGCCTGCCAGCAAGCCTTGCACCATGTCTTCTGCTGTGCTGAACGTTGGCGGACATTCAACTGCGTCTAAGATACCAAGTCGGCCGCTTGTTCCCGCACCAGTGTAAATCAGTCTGCCGCCTGCCTGGAAAGTGCTAATCACTTGTTCCACTGCTGCTGTGATTTCTGGCAAAGCCGCTTCTACCGCTAGCGGTACCGTTTGATCTTCTTTGTTCATAAGCTGCAATACTTCTTTTACAGAAAGCTGATCCAGCTGCATACTGCTTGGATTCCGTTTTTCTGTCGTCAATTTATCTAGCATATGCTTCCCTCACTTTTGTTCTGTTTGGAATGTTTGCTGTATTGCCTGACGTGATTTTTCGAGTGCTTCGATAGTATGGTTATAATTTCTTCCGGCTACAGCCGTGTACATAATGTCCATGACGTACATTTGCACAATGCGGGAACTTGTAGCTGCACTGCGGATCTGCGCTTCCCTGGCAACAGTAAAAAGCTTGATATCTGCTAGCTCCTGCAGCCGATTCTGCCCTACTTTCGTCATTGCAATCGTTGTGGCACCTGATTGCTTTGCCTGCTGCAAAACCGGAAGCAGCTGTTCTGTCTCCCCAGAATAACTTATCGCAAAAGCAACATCATCTGCTGTTAAATTGGCAGCAGATGCCAGTTGCTGATGCGCATCACTATACGCCGTACACCATTTGCCAATCCGGCCAAATTTCTGTTCTCCATCTTCTGCAACTAAATAAGAAGCACCCACACCATAAAAATCAATTTTACGCGCATGTGCGATTGCCGATACCACCGCTTCCATCGCCGCTTCATCATTAACCAGCAGCGTCTTTCTGATCGACTGCGTATGCTTCTCCGCAATTGCCTCCATTAAATGCGCAACCGTATCATTCGGCTTGATTTCATGGAACACCCCTTTGTCAGCGCTTACATTTTGTAAATCACCAACAATCTTCAACTTCAAATTTTTGTATCCTGTTACACCAATCGATTTACACAGACGGATAACAGCCGCTTCACTTGATCCACTCCTATCTGCCAGCTCCTTCACCGTAAGCTGGACCACTTCAGCAGGATGTGCAAGTATGTAATTGGCTGCATGCTTTTCAGAAGGCTTAATTCTTTGCAAATTCTCTCGAAGCAGTGTTAAACCGCCCTTCATATAGTTCACCTTCCTCTTTTTTAAAATTTAGATTCATAATTAGAGTATATTACTAAAACAAAATTTCATGAAGGTGTTTGAAAAGATTGTTTAGTGAGTTTTTGATTGATGATTGAGATTCAGTTGATGTGGATAAAAAAATAGCTTTATCATATGTAAACGAGAGCGTTGAACTAGGTAAATAGTTTTAGCAAGTGACTTCTAAACTATAAAAATGGGTTATTTCTTCCTGTTCATAACAGCATTTACCATCTGGTATCATAACTATAGTAATACTATAATTTACCGACAGTAGGTGTTTGCTTTGTCTTATTTGGCATCTTTAATGACAGGACGTACTGAAAAATTAGAACAGCTTTCTCGACTCCG from Terribacillus sp. DMT04 encodes the following:
- a CDS encoding IS1182 family transposase, coding for MFKHYTMCEVVLPLDLERKLPENDIAFTVNHLVESIPDEAFDGFRRETGHPAYHPRMMMKIILCAYTQSVFSGRKIESLLQDSVRMMWLAQDYQPSYRTINRFRVNPHVKELLRQCFVQFRSQLVQEKVIEEEAIFIDGTKIEANANKFTFVWRKSTEKYSTQLVERSAQMYEELLEQEIIPAIELENPEALSGEELTKVAEKLDEKVQEYDRRIEASDDTAERKQLRSERKAPKQYRKQVNDFIKRKSKYQVDMEIFGDRNSYSKTDHGATFMRMKDDYMKNGQLKPGYNVQLATEGQYALAYDVFPNPTDTRTFIPFLDKIERDFFELPDYIVADAGYGSEQNYDDVVNNRKRIPLITYNHYRKEKQKKYKQDPYQVAHWDYDAEGDFFTCPNNRKLAFRYLSERCDKFGFKRHYRVYECDDCTACPLRAECTKAKEGNNRKIYYNERWEKQKAYTQQLLSEKETGKIYGKRKIDVEPVFGFLKAHLCFTRFSVRSKEKVENELGFAFMAVNIRKFTARSASIVRNSKNIRSKKISVTIFLVTEIFFVSERSYVPLSFFIPTKRESVCRPLYSTKAVNPHRLPDLSH
- a CDS encoding DUF871 domain-containing protein, whose amino-acid sequence is MLGIAVYLHDSVEIETIKKYYAAGFRSMFTSLHIPEDDASQYRTKLQAIGSIASSLDMEFIADISAASMEKLGLDWQSADKVLDWGLTGLRIDYGLEEDVIVRLSKQMTIALNASTLTEAQLVRLLENGLSTAHTEVWHNFYPRPETGLSLGDFLDKNRMFQSHGLKVQAFIPGDCNRRGPLYQGLPTLEQHRTYGTFAAYTELKAYGVDKILIGDSDVSEEALEQLTDSERILTLRAHAFGDRNRAHQLLGKGTHNRPDNARDVIRSEESRMSGMFRDIKIEPSNCIERRKGAITIDNDLYLRYKGEIQIARRALLQDNKVNVIGQVVGEDLPLLYYIMGGTHFRVLWV
- a CDS encoding PTS transporter subunit EIIC; amino-acid sequence: MAKMNQLAEQILREVGGSDNVVALTHCMTRVRMRVKDDALVNFDALKQIDGVMGVVVDDTLQIVVGPGTVNKVTDEISRMTGLGVGEEAADMDNLTFEEKAQIKREKMKEKNKTPLKFLLRRIGNIFIPLIPGLIASGIINGGVSFAVNAGADPTLAIVQILQLIGGSLFSFLAILVGWNTAKEFGGSPVLGAIAGMILFNPALATITLFGEALVPGRGGLFGVIFAAWLMSFIEKRVRKFMPNSIDIIFTPILTVLFVGVASLLVIMPVAGVLSDGITTGINAVLDVGGVVAGALLAGFFLPLVMVGLHHGLTPIHVELIQTFTFTALLPILAMAGGGQVGASIAIFVKTRNKRLRNIIKGALPAGFLGIGEPLLYGVTLPLGRPFVTACLGAAVGGAVQALFATGAKAIGVSGLSLIPLIAEGKYLQYIIGIVAAYIAGFLFTYFFGFKEEMAKDI
- the murQ gene encoding N-acetylmuramic acid 6-phosphate etherase; the encoded protein is MLDKLTTEKRNPSSMQLDQLSVKEVLQLMNKEDQTVPLAVEAALPEITAAVEQVISTFQAGGRLIYTGAGTSGRLGILDAVECPPTFSTAEDMVQGLLAGGMSAFRKAKEGAEDNPSLGAKELEEIGLCAKDTVIGIAASGRTPYVIGALDYAAAVGASTVSIACNLDAAVSKHARIAIEVETGAEVLAGSTRLKAGTAQKLVLNMISTASMVGIGKVYENLMVDVKPTNAKLQERSKRIIMDATGSAYSLAEDAFHKADGHVKTAIVMLLLDLSKEDAAQKLAEAGGFVRSAIKA
- a CDS encoding MurR/RpiR family transcriptional regulator yields the protein MKGGLTLLRENLQRIKPSEKHAANYILAHPAEVVQLTVKELADRSGSSEAAVIRLCKSIGVTGYKNLKLKIVGDLQNVSADKGVFHEIKPNDTVAHLMEAIAEKHTQSIRKTLLVNDEAAMEAVVSAIAHARKIDFYGVGASYLVAEDGEQKFGRIGKWCTAYSDAHQQLASAANLTADDVAFAISYSGETEQLLPVLQQAKQSGATTIAMTKVGQNRLQELADIKLFTVAREAQIRSAATSSRIVQMYVMDIMYTAVAGRNYNHTIEALEKSRQAIQQTFQTEQK